The window CAACTGTGTTTGCAAACACGGCATGCTCTGGTTCCGCCATGTTTGCTTAGGAAGGACCTGACTCTAAATGCTTGATGACGGATGGACAGAATTTATACTGGAAGAATTTATTCAGAAGGGACAGTGGATCAGTGTCCTGTCGGATGTTCAAATCCCAGACTTGAAAGTGTCCTTGGGGGACTTAGCCATATATTATCCTTGGGATGAAAGAATCCGATAAGTGGCTCTGTACAAAAAGGGTCTGTTAAAAGACCATAAATGACAGTTACATCAGGTGAATGTCTCAGTTGAATGTGCACCTCCTCTGTGCCGTAGATCAGAGAAAGGAAGCAAGTATGTCCTCCAGAGAGGGGACAAAACTGGGTGAGTCATGCAACAACAATCGATAATCGTTCCTGTCAAACAAACGCACTGAAAGGCAAAATTGGCGTCATGCAGACAAAGTAAAAAACTTGTTCATCCTAGCCACCATGtgacaaattttctttttaaattatgtggtactgcaaaaaaaaaaaaaggcacttaAGGcctgatttaacccttgtgttaaaTGAAGAAGTATTCCCACAAGAGGTTAAAATGTTTCGACCTTTCATACACACACTCTTTTTTTAGCTATTCTCTATAGAGAAGATGAGtcgggttttgttttgttttatcagttTTTGACAAGAGTTCTGTTACATTTTCTTAGGGGATACCCTTcctgtaaaaaaaggaaagtaaagaaatacattaaaaattacatttttaaaaacccttgtgctatcttaggtgaccccacccttacattgacgtgttctccctaccatgaccaaggtggataaaggtggaaagatcatgtaatccatggacaccagtgaagatcacaaatcattgaagaaaaaaggttcaatgcactgtctagtgggtcagatgacccaactcctaatgttaaagtgcctaggatagcacaagggttacacggtGACATGAACACAGAATGAAGCCCTCTTAACCTCTCCCCTAATCACAGTAATTAGTGCAAACTGTGCTGAAAGGTTACATGCAAGTCTGCAGAGGTCACAATatgcaaagaaaacaagagagctggttttttaaaattacaatacAACATAAGGTAATGTTGTGGACGAAATTATTGGAAAACGATTTCTTCCAAAGTTGTCACTGAGTTTATTTCATTTAGTAGAAGAATGAATCCtcctaaaatttatttttaatttggaaGATTTATCTTGAAGATCACAACAGGTGTCagtctgaaaaaaattcaactgcTCACTAGCCatgacataacaaaaaaaaaagataacacaTTGTTGGAGCACAAAAGAGTAGAAATTTTCCATGACAGTGCATGTTGGGATTTTGAGAGTCAGGGGAGCATAGCCAAAAGCATACCTCCAGTTGTGCATCATGTTTGATAgttctttcctctttttctagCGTGACGAGAAAGAGATATCTAACTTAGCATCCACTTTAGTCCTTTAAACATCAAATTTAACTTATTAACGTATTTTGCAATGATTGTCtatatatttttatcattttttaaattattccttaattttttttttttttttaaattttatattcAGACTTGTGTTTATCCTCTGATTGACCCAGAGCTAATGCTGCAGAATAGAAAGACAGATGTTTTGGTGTATGACAGACGTATAGAAACATCTAGAGTGATGATGACCCTCAATGGAAAATGATTAGAAAAATGCagatgaattaaaaataaaacaacagctgCATGAACCAACAACTCACATATTCCTTCAGTCACTTACCATTCAGGAGGGATAGCGCGCCTCTTACCGCAGGCTGCTGTCTGCTCTCCGCTGAAAGCCCATGTTTCTGTCTTCTGTCAACAGATGATGCATCCACCTCTTCATCGTTCCTGCGAcctctttcttctcttttcatcCTCCCTCCCTGTTTGTACCGATGCTCCTGCTTTCTCCTGTCTTTGTTTCTCCCCCAGCGTCTGTCTCCCCTTTTGCCTGTCTGCGTGCTCCACTGACTCTCCTTCCCTGCAAGTGTGCCTCTCTCAGACTGCTCTGCCTTCCTATGTCAGTAAATAAGGAGAAGAGGTGAGCTGGACCACTCTGGGTGGCTATAACCCTTAAATCAACACGATTTCTATGGTAAACTGTTGATTTAGGCAGCTTTCTGTAACCTTTTCATAGAAACACTTTAATTtgataaaaacagcatcatcttCTCTTCTATTTTTGATATGCACGTCGTAAAAACAAGACTAGacattgttttctttgtagTGATCATAGTGTGTCGTAACTGAAACAAATAGAAAACCTTGCATTCtttatcagtttttatttttcataaaaaaggggACATTTGTGACCAACATTAGCGGTACAACAAAtggcataaaaatgaaatataacaCGGATACATTTTGACTTTGAAATGATGCACTGCTTTAAAAATGAGCTGAAATCCTGGTTGTTTTCCACACACGTGCACATGCATGCTATGGAGGTCTTCTGGCTGGCCTCGGGGTTTCTGGGGTACCCACAGGAAATGTCCAAAGCTTTGGGCTAAATGGCCAATACTAATTCATATGTGGTTTAATCGGTGGAAATGTCTGACTTTACACGTTTCTGAATGCAACCTGGCTATTGGGCAGTTTTAGTCATGAAACAAACAGGAGGTTTCTCTTGGtatagtaaaaaaacaagaatgtgggcataaaaaatgcacaaatagaTTTGTTGGAGAAATGACGAGTACATTAAAAGCAGCAAgaattatattctaaaaaaaaaactgcttgctctaaaaatgttgaaattcatTCTAATTTGTAGAAAAAGAGATATGCTAGATCATAAAACACTGTCATATTAAAATCTATTTACGATATTTACAGTCTTGTCATAATTGCttgtaataaaatattaaaattcgAACAACAAAACAACTGGGCTTAATTAGATGTCAaatattaacatgtttttctaaattctTAAAATTCAAAGATATCTGTTCGGCCCAGTTCCCTTCCTGGTTTTGGCAGAGTCCACAGCTTTGATAGTCCCTGAGAGGGCAGTGCTTCTGCTGATGATCATGACAGGCAGCTGTGTGCTTGATCCTTCAGAAGAATTGGGTTTATACTTCAACGAGGGTGACTTGGAACTGACCGCTGACCTCAGAGATCTCGATTTGAAAAGCCAGCTGGTTGGTGTAGTGTTCAATGATGTTGTTGTCCATGTTTACAAAGATCCTGCAGGGAAGATGAGCAAACAGGCAGTGAGGGGATGGAAGTGAAATCAAGAAAATGGTGCAACATTAAGGGGGgggcaaaaaacttttttgtccaCGTTTTACATTGCTAAAGGTCATAACCTGGATAAACTGGATCACTGTCTGCCTACACAGCCAACCAAAGAGACTTTAAGGCCTTTACGCCTGAACTAACCAATAGCTCATGCATTCTGCCTGCAGGGACAGGGCTGATTAAAGACAAGACCAAAAGAGGAGGGAGGGACCTGCAGCGGGAATGCAACCCAACCTGTCAGCTTAGCTGCTCCCACTCCAGCCATCGCTAACAGAGTGGCAGGAAAATCACGCAAAGTTCTCCAGCTTCTGTGGGCCAATCAACAAGCCCTAAGAGCTGATGTCATGGAGGAAGAGGCCCAGACTATCTCGAGTTTAAGAACTCTATTTAAGTTAAAACTAAAAAGTAGCAACAGTCCAAACTGATTTGATCTTTAAGTGCTTACGTTTTCCAATATACCGGTACAAAAAAGTGACAACATGCTctctaaaaaatgtcaaaagtttatatttttcaACTCTCAGCCATGTTTTATAGTTCTCAGGGAACTTGTACCTACTTTTCTAAGATCTTAATCATGAAAGAGCATCTCTTTACACAACTTCCTGATGCAGTTAAAGATGGAGTTACAGAAACAATAAGAGGAACACCAATAAAATGACTCATCTCCAGGACCTATGTTCATAATTTTCCTTTGGAAAGGCTTCAATTAGCACATTCCAGTGGGTGGAGCCAGCTAACCAGTCTGTCAGCATGTGTTTGCTTTAGGGTTGATGAgattaatgctttaaaaaagcaCGCAGTTGTCTAAGTTactaacccaaaatgtgatttgTGTGTTTAGACAGTTGGACaacaaaagatgaaagaaagaaCAGGTGGAAGACAACTCACCCTCTCTTgcattttttgtagattttcccAATGGTGTCTTTTTGCATGCTGTACTTTTCTGAAATCTGAGGAAGGAAGGATATATGACAGCTGTCAAGATCTCTTACAGAAAGAAAGTTGAGAAACTTCTGGGAAAtacagaagaaaatggaaatggCTGATCGGGGACACGTACAGCTTCTCGAAGGCCGTAGACTGTGGGAGAGCTGAGCATGAGTGCGTCAAACACCTCCTCTGTGCCTGTCCTCACGTAGATCAGAACTTATgtggcagaaaaataaaagaattagaGATGACAATTGCTTTCTGATGCAATCTTTATAAATCCTGCTTAAAAACATTCAAGCTACCTCTTTGTGAGTCGTCTTTTCGTGGCTGTTTGTTGGGTGGAGAGCTGCTCTGCTCTCTGTCTGGATACATCCTCTTCAGagaactcctaaaaaaaaaaaattacattagaCAACTGCCGCATGTCAACTTCTAATTAATAATcactaaatttaatttaatctttaaTAATCCTCACCTGTCAATGTCATCCATGGGAGTGACCTAGAATGAGACAAGTGGAGACCAGAAATCTGATTAGATTCAACATCTCTGATAAAAGACGTTGCTTAATGTCCCCCTCTCCGCTATTGTGTGGTGTCCTAAAAAAGGAATCTTATCATTGCTTTAAACCTGCATTTCCCATGACTTCTGACAGAGCCACAGACATGTGGACACTGATGGAAAGAAGGAGATATGACACCCACTTACATCTAATCACAGTAGCCAATAGAAGCTGTCTCCTTGTTTATTATTTGGTTACCTTTTGGGTCTACCGACTGACAATCAGGACTTATAATTTTCTAAAATTAGTTTGAATTCAAATGTGTTCCCTGCGGTAATATTTCTTCATGATCCAGCATTACTTTGCTGCTTTGTGCACATTCACAAGAAGAGAAAGTGTGGGAAAGCTGGCCTGTCCAAACAGCCCCCTCTCTCAACAACTGTGTTGATTGATAGACACTGAGTGTGTGAGGGCTGCGTGTTGGGGATCAGGTGTgaaatgtttctttatgttggTGTGCTTTCACGCAAGACACCGTGGCTTAGTGTTGGCATCTGCAGCAACTTGAACATGAGTCTGGTTTCGACTCCAATTAGTTCATCTGATCTGAAGTCTGCGTTTCGCCTCTCATCATCTCGTCTCTTTAAGTAACACCCCCTTCCCACCTTTGGCTTTTGGCCCACCTTCCCCACTGCATACTTTCCCACCATTTTCCTGCCTTGCTTGTGCCTGTCCTGGTGCCTACAGGGATGAATGCATGGAGGAGAGCAAATAGCGGTGCGGTTAGAGGAACTTACGATGCGCTGCAAGCTGGAGAGGTGTGTCTCAGGAATGAAGAGAACTGGCTGGATGACGTGGTCATCCAGGGTCTTGAAGAAGGTGCACTCGTTTCCAACCGAGCTGCTCACTAACAACTTGGAAGCTAGCAAAACAAAAGATTCAACAATAATTTATCTCTTGACCTCTTTAAATCTAAGAGGAAACAGTCAAGAACACATGTATATTACTTACTGTTTGCATCATTAACGGTCTTTCCCCTTCTCTTGGATCTTTTCTTCTCTTCATCTCGCATCTTCCTCTCTGCACCCTACagtaacaaaaaacacaagttataGACAtgcactttttctttgtttgtgcaCGAGGACTAGTGAAGCAAATGACCTACCTTATCACAGAAAATCTTGACCTGGCAGGCAGCTCTGTGGATCAGCTGGTTGGCTCCTGAACTGAAGTCATAGGTGTCAATCTGAAGGTTTAGAGGCAGACCTTTCACTCCTTTCTGAGAGGAGAAGTCTGTGCTGAGGGAGTTGATTCCAATGTAAATCtgaagagcaaagaaaaagaaaaagacacaaatcacacattgtatttttttatcatcataacTCATAAAATTTGAGATTTCctctacaacaacaaaaaaaacgacTTCCATCTGATCCATTCAACAGTGGCTTTACTGAGCCATCTAACATTTGACTCTCCTAAGCCCTTGTGGCTTTCATCTGATGAGGTGACAAAGCCCTAAGGGACAAACACATTTCTTGAATTCCTTCCTTCATCAACCACTCCCTttgctctcttcttcctttAACCAGCTTTCTTTTCTCTACCAGTAAAAGTTCCACCTGTTCTTTTAGTCCTACTTTTAGTCACTCCTTGGGGTTGTTGCAACTTCTATTTACCTTTGCTTCCTCGTTGGGGTTCCACACAAACGACAGCGCGTTGAAAGCCACCTCTTCGATGTTGCTAATGCCGCTGAACACCTCTTTGTAGTCAGCTGTAAACAAAAACGGGGGGGAAATGAATTCTCCTGTCTGGTTTTTGCATTAGATTGGGATAATTGTGGCTTTCAGTGTTCATTTTGGTAAGTGAAAAACATACCGATGTCAATGACCCTCTGCTTAACGGTTGGTTGACGTGCATGCCAGTGATTCCAGAAGCGGAGCTGCATTTCTGGGCTTTTGTCGTTCTCAAACACAGCCATCACTACGGTCTGGAgtagaaaaacaacagctccTTATGTGGTTCACATGGACCATATTCTTTGTACCTGCTTACATTTCCCAAATGACCAATACTTCTTTAAATACCCATTTGTTTCACTCGTCACTCTAAATCCTTCTTTTCTCCAGAACTGTCATCAATTATTTGCAAGGAGCTaacatgtgtttgtgtatgttcaTATCCTTTTATAACAAAGAGAAATAGAGTGTAAGAAGCACCACACCTTTTTTCCCCACCTAAtccactcctcttttttttttttttttggcttagcTGAGCCTCGCTCTGACCTCATCAACCTGCCTCAGGAATAAATTATTCAGGGAAGGACACTGTCTTTGGGACAAGCCTAGTGTACTGGGTGTAAGCAGGGAATTAGTCACTCAAGGACCT is drawn from Oryzias latipes chromosome 22, ASM223467v1 and contains these coding sequences:
- the LOC101170136 gene encoding grainyhead-like protein 3 homolog, which codes for MTKETETLGLVFKSENFSFNPYIMDAWSYLDNSGTDPSFSKTKLHSGDNLAALTMLQEHCRNQKEQKAAVFNRNGNVCKPIESHLANANELLSMTHAQEVLAPKQITSIPISAPATSDTYATLTSVVTDNFDKQELNHIFDSLLQKWPETGSFTDPSAEPLPYGNPFPGNNASPVYSASYTSSPAERFRNEFQFTLGAPAASLHKPGELPMVYLNKGQFYPITLQGGDNNSGHTATKVKTVVMAVFENDKSPEMQLRFWNHWHARQPTVKQRVIDIADYKEVFSGISNIEEVAFNALSFVWNPNEEAKIYIGINSLSTDFSSQKGVKGLPLNLQIDTYDFSSGANQLIHRAACQVKIFCDKGAERKMRDEEKKRSKRRGKTVNDANTSKLLVSSSVGNECTFFKTLDDHVIQPVLFIPETHLSSLQRIVTPMDDIDRSSLKRMYPDREQSSSPPNKQPRKDDSQRVLIYVRTGTEEVFDALMLSSPTVYGLREAISEKYSMQKDTIGKIYKKCKRGIFVNMDNNIIEHYTNQLAFQIEISEVSGQFQVTLVEV